The following are encoded in a window of Bacteroidales bacterium genomic DNA:
- a CDS encoding S9 family peptidase — protein MRNMRTIFLIMAIFSAIGFSSLLASDLNAPEKQTITAEKMWEMKRVGNPVVSPDGKLSAFTVTEYDTDENKSSTDIFILNNETGSQQQLTFSGKEGSPTWSPDGKKLAFVSRRHDGPAQLYILNLSGGEAQKVSDLPVGIYAPKWFPDGKRITFAANILPEYGGDWDKLKKLQDEKKKSKVTAKVTENAMYRFWDRWLTDGYYPRLFSIDVNTKTVTDLMPNTSNYFNMMGGVSYDISPDGKIIAVSQNVTEPPYDDTNSDIFLLNTDGSGEMTNITPDNKASDSSPVFSNDGKYLLFGQQAISHFYADKVVMTVYDIQSKTMKRLSDHIDLSCEQWFWSADDKTIYFIAEDKAMNSIFSIPASGGNHKEIFRSGTNNGAAFAGANNLVFNHHNISAPPELYKVDLKTVKSVKMTSHNDEIVSNTNWGKVEDVYYKGAGNADVQMFIVYPPDYDPSKKYPLVMLIHGGPHGTFGDYFHFRWNAHLFAAPGYIAAMPNFHGSTSFGQDFAISIHGEHSTKPFEDVMKAADYLIDRGLVDENKMAAAGGSYGGYLVSWIAGQTDRFACLINHAGVYNLHLQFASDYSGNRGYQYGGTPWQDYDKLNAHNPAEFAQNFKSPMMVIHGEGDYRVPVAHALLVYGIYKSRGLDARLVYYPDENHWILTPQNSIFWYKEVHDWLGRYLKP, from the coding sequence ATGAGAAACATGAGAACGATTTTTTTGATAATGGCCATCTTCAGCGCGATTGGATTTTCATCCTTGTTGGCAAGTGATTTAAATGCGCCGGAAAAGCAAACCATCACTGCCGAAAAAATGTGGGAGATGAAACGGGTAGGTAATCCCGTGGTTTCGCCCGATGGCAAACTATCTGCCTTCACCGTAACCGAATACGATACTGATGAAAACAAATCTTCAACAGATATTTTTATTCTGAATAATGAAACCGGTTCTCAGCAACAACTAACTTTCAGCGGCAAAGAAGGCTCACCTACCTGGAGCCCCGACGGGAAAAAGCTGGCTTTCGTTTCCCGACGCCATGATGGCCCAGCACAGCTTTATATCCTGAACCTTTCAGGCGGAGAGGCACAAAAAGTCAGCGATTTGCCGGTGGGCATCTATGCGCCAAAATGGTTCCCCGATGGAAAACGAATAACATTTGCAGCCAATATCCTTCCTGAATATGGCGGTGATTGGGACAAACTGAAGAAACTGCAAGACGAAAAGAAAAAGAGCAAAGTGACGGCTAAAGTCACTGAGAATGCAATGTATAGGTTCTGGGATCGCTGGCTCACCGATGGATATTATCCGCGTTTGTTTTCTATTGATGTGAACACAAAAACCGTAACCGACCTCATGCCCAATACTTCCAATTATTTCAATATGATGGGCGGTGTTTCTTACGATATTTCACCCGATGGGAAAATTATTGCTGTGAGCCAGAATGTTACCGAACCGCCTTATGATGACACAAACAGTGATATCTTCCTTCTCAATACTGACGGCAGCGGCGAAATGACCAATATCACGCCTGATAACAAGGCAAGCGATTCAAGCCCCGTGTTCAGCAATGATGGGAAATATCTACTGTTCGGGCAACAGGCAATTTCTCATTTTTATGCCGATAAGGTGGTGATGACAGTTTACGATATACAGTCCAAAACCATGAAACGCTTGTCAGACCACATAGACCTCAGTTGTGAGCAATGGTTCTGGTCAGCAGATGATAAAACCATCTATTTCATTGCCGAAGACAAGGCCATGAATTCCATTTTCAGTATTCCTGCTTCAGGTGGGAACCATAAAGAAATTTTCAGATCGGGAACCAATAACGGCGCAGCATTTGCCGGTGCAAACAATCTGGTGTTTAACCATCATAACATCAGCGCTCCGCCGGAACTTTACAAAGTTGATCTGAAAACCGTCAAATCCGTAAAAATGACTTCGCATAACGATGAAATAGTCAGTAATACCAATTGGGGAAAGGTGGAAGATGTTTATTACAAGGGAGCCGGCAATGCAGATGTTCAAATGTTTATTGTTTATCCACCGGATTACGACCCATCAAAAAAATACCCGTTGGTGATGCTGATCCATGGTGGCCCGCACGGTACTTTTGGCGATTATTTTCATTTCCGCTGGAATGCTCATTTATTTGCTGCACCAGGTTATATAGCTGCAATGCCGAATTTTCATGGAAGCACCAGTTTTGGGCAGGATTTTGCCATCAGCATTCATGGTGAGCATTCCACAAAACCATTTGAAGACGTGATGAAAGCCGCCGATTATCTGATAGATCGCGGATTAGTAGATGAAAATAAAATGGCTGCTGCCGGTGGAAGTTACGGTGGCTATCTTGTTAGCTGGATCGCCGGCCAAACCGATCGCTTTGCCTGCCTGATCAATCATGCTGGTGTGTATAACCTGCACCTGCAGTTTGCCTCCGATTATTCCGGAAATCGCGGCTACCAGTATGGTGGAACGCCCTGGCAGGATTATGACAAGCTGAATGCGCACAACCCTGCTGAGTTTGCACAAAATTTCAAATCGCCCATGATGGTAATTCATGGCGAAGGAGATTACAGAGTTCCTGTTGCACATGCCTTGCTTGTTTATGGGATATATAAATCCAGGGGGCTTGATGCACGCCTTGTTTACTATCCCGATGAGAACCATTGGATTCTGACCCCACAAAATTCAATTTTCTGGTATAAAGAAGTTCATGACTGGCTTGGTCGGTATCTGAAACCGTAA
- a CDS encoding ABC transporter substrate-binding protein, translated as MKNFGPAFTALVLISLLFSCRGPFEQLDENTVFRYNESSNITSLDPAFARNQANIWGVNQVYNGLLQLNDKLEVEPCIAKNFEISEDGKTYTFHLRTDVYFHDSPCFPASQGRRVGAEDFVYSFRRILDPAVASPGAWVFRNVKLISNDQPAILALNDSTLVIELEQAFPPFPGLLTMQYCSVIPHEAVKYFGTDFRRNPVGTGPFRFGMWKEGVKLVLLKNPSYFETENGEPLPYLDAIAITFVVDKHTAFLEFIKGKLDFMSGIDASYKDELLTRSGDLNPKYNDRIQKITQPYLNTEYLAFQVNPELAVSKDNPLMIKEIRQAINHGFDRKRMMRFLRNNIGEPGLFGFVPPGLPSFDSNAVKGYNYNPVLARELLAKAGYPNGRGLPDITIATNASYLDLTRYIQHQLNELGFNICIDVNPPATLREMIAQARVPFFRASWIADYPDAENYLSLFYSRNFTPAGPNYTHFNSKDYDLLYEKAMTETIDSVRYSYYRQMDQIVMDQAPVVVLYYDQVLRFAQKNIRGLGSNAMNLLDLKKVKKTRVN; from the coding sequence ATGAAAAATTTTGGCCCGGCATTCACTGCGTTAGTACTTATATCACTGCTGTTCAGTTGCCGTGGCCCGTTTGAGCAACTTGATGAAAACACCGTTTTCCGCTACAACGAATCGTCCAACATTACTTCTTTAGATCCTGCCTTTGCCCGCAATCAGGCCAATATCTGGGGTGTGAACCAAGTATATAATGGTTTGCTGCAACTCAATGATAAACTTGAAGTTGAACCCTGCATTGCTAAAAATTTTGAGATCTCCGAAGATGGAAAAACTTACACTTTCCATCTTCGAACCGATGTATATTTTCATGATTCACCATGTTTTCCGGCTTCGCAAGGCAGAAGGGTAGGGGCGGAGGATTTTGTTTACAGTTTTCGCCGGATTCTCGATCCGGCCGTTGCTTCGCCTGGAGCCTGGGTTTTCAGAAATGTGAAACTCATATCCAATGACCAACCTGCTATTCTTGCATTGAACGATTCAACGCTGGTAATCGAGCTTGAGCAAGCGTTTCCACCGTTTCCAGGATTACTAACCATGCAGTATTGTTCTGTAATCCCACATGAAGCCGTAAAATATTTTGGCACTGATTTTCGCAGAAATCCGGTTGGAACCGGGCCATTCCGCTTTGGGATGTGGAAAGAAGGGGTGAAATTGGTGCTTCTGAAAAACCCTTCTTACTTCGAAACCGAAAACGGAGAGCCTTTGCCATACCTCGATGCAATCGCTATCACTTTTGTTGTTGATAAGCACACCGCCTTTCTTGAATTTATCAAAGGCAAGCTTGATTTTATGTCGGGAATTGATGCCAGCTACAAAGATGAATTGCTCACACGTAGTGGCGACCTGAATCCCAAATACAACGATCGGATTCAAAAAATAACCCAACCATATCTGAACACCGAATACCTGGCTTTTCAGGTGAATCCTGAACTTGCGGTAAGTAAGGATAATCCGTTGATGATCAAGGAAATTCGACAGGCAATTAATCATGGGTTCGACCGCAAAAGAATGATGCGTTTTTTGCGCAATAATATTGGAGAACCAGGCCTTTTCGGGTTTGTGCCGCCTGGGCTTCCTTCTTTTGACAGCAACGCAGTGAAAGGATATAATTACAATCCTGTTCTTGCACGTGAACTTCTGGCAAAGGCTGGATATCCAAACGGACGCGGCTTGCCTGATATAACCATTGCAACCAACGCTTCCTATCTGGATCTGACAAGGTATATCCAGCACCAGCTAAACGAATTGGGCTTTAATATCTGCATTGATGTGAACCCGCCTGCAACTTTGCGCGAAATGATCGCACAGGCGCGCGTTCCGTTTTTCAGGGCTTCATGGATTGCCGATTACCCGGATGCCGAGAATTATCTGTCGCTATTTTATTCCCGGAATTTTACACCAGCCGGCCCTAACTACACTCATTTTAATTCCAAAGACTATGACCTGCTTTACGAAAAAGCAATGACTGAAACAATTGATAGTGTCCGCTACAGCTATTACAGACAAATGGATCAGATAGTTATGGATCAGGCTCCTGTTGTGGTATTGTATTACGACCAGGTACTGCGGTTCGCACAAAAAAATATTCGTGGACTTGGAAGCAATGCCATGAATCTGCTGGATCTGAAGAAAGTAAAGAAAACCCGGGTGAATTAA
- a CDS encoding 4-hydroxy-tetrahydrodipicolinate synthase, whose product MTNIFKGTGVAVVTPFHKHGTIDFGSLGKLLEHLIANKVDYIVVMGTTGESVTLSRDEKNALLHFCIDTINKRVPLVVGIGGNNTQAIIDTIKITPFDEIEGILSVAPYYNKPQQRGLYLHYKNIASASPVPVILYNVPGRTSVNMTAETTLKLAHDFDNIVAVKEASGNLAQCMEIIKNRPKNFLVISGDDILTLPILALGGDGVISVVANAFPAQFSEMVRLGLKGDFVKARAIHYQLTGIIETLFADGNPSGIKAALAILGFIQNNLRLPVVKVNQMVYKQLEAQIQEFVN is encoded by the coding sequence ATGACCAATATTTTTAAAGGAACCGGGGTAGCGGTTGTAACGCCATTTCACAAACATGGAACCATTGATTTTGGCTCTTTGGGCAAATTATTGGAACACCTTATAGCAAATAAGGTGGATTATATTGTTGTAATGGGAACCACAGGCGAGTCGGTAACGCTCAGCAGGGATGAGAAAAATGCGCTTCTGCATTTTTGCATTGACACCATTAATAAAAGGGTTCCATTAGTGGTTGGAATTGGAGGAAACAATACACAGGCAATAATTGATACTATTAAAATAACCCCTTTTGATGAAATTGAAGGAATTCTGTCTGTTGCACCTTACTATAATAAACCTCAGCAGCGCGGACTTTACCTGCATTACAAAAACATTGCAAGCGCCTCGCCGGTTCCTGTTATACTTTATAATGTTCCAGGCCGGACCAGCGTTAATATGACTGCAGAAACCACACTCAAACTGGCGCATGACTTTGATAATATAGTAGCTGTGAAGGAAGCATCAGGCAACCTGGCTCAATGCATGGAAATAATTAAGAACCGCCCAAAGAATTTCCTGGTGATTTCAGGTGACGACATTCTTACACTGCCCATCCTTGCGCTTGGGGGCGACGGTGTAATCTCAGTTGTTGCCAACGCTTTTCCCGCTCAGTTTTCCGAGATGGTCCGCTTAGGGTTAAAGGGTGATTTTGTTAAGGCCCGTGCGATCCATTATCAACTTACCGGAATCATTGAAACCTTGTTTGCCGATGGCAATCCATCAGGGATTAAAGCAGCCCTGGCAATTCTTGGATTTATCCAGAACAACCTCCGGCTGCCTGTTGTCAAGGTCAATCAGATGGTGTACAAACAACTGGAAGCTCAAATACAGGAGTTTGTCAACTAG
- a CDS encoding PKD domain-containing protein, which produces MKKFLSQKMVLLIFSSFLFTSLNAQDIASQFEAKGEKYFTFRTVSDIEMTKLSGIISIDKIVGDSIIANASLKEFMAFLEFGIEYNFLPHPAEQITDIAKGYDEIKGLSDWNFYPTYEGYVALMNDFETDFPALCEVHNIGTLASGRQLLVARISKDVGEVNEKPRFLYTSSIHGDELTGFVNSLQMIDYLLSNYGSNPYVTRLVDSIDIWINPNANPDGTYKGGNHTVSGAVRRNANNVDLNRNYPDPVAGPNPDGNAWQPETVFFMDFAEQYKFNISANMHGGAEVCNYPWDTWQQLSADNAWWVYTMREYADTVHAFSPPPYFRGFDSGITNGYAWYTITGGRQDYMNYFHQCREFTLELTNTKTPPASQLPTFWNYNYRSYFNYMEQSLYGIRGTVTNSVTGAPIRARVEIIGHDNNNSFVYSSAEAGNYHRFLFAGTYSLTFSAPCYESITFPNVSVSNREVTWQNVEMLALPLLADFEASATTISPGQQTTFSDASCGNITSRSWYFDGGNPMVSTAQNPVITYQNAGVYDVMLVVSSSTGTDTIIKHNYIKVAPSFNIANGTHTTCLANFYDSGGPNGNYSSNENYTLTFLPASSGAKIKVDFSFFDVEANANCAYDWLKIYDGANTSATLMGTWCGNNSPGLITATNAGGALTFSFKSDNSVNNAGWKAFIECEPLAVQPVADFQASVTHITEGDTIIFSNLSSGFPTNHLWHFDGGTPATSTLKNPMVIYDTPGLYSVTLEVSNNQGSDTKTIQNYIQVDEGVGMARFNSRLSLKVYPNPVTNGILQIESSNDLGNVELFSLMGQKIIHLEVDSPRIFIDVSSVTEGIYLLKVQNTLGVAVMKIYIL; this is translated from the coding sequence ATGAAAAAGTTTTTATCTCAAAAAATGGTATTGCTAATATTCAGCAGTTTTCTTTTTACATCACTGAATGCCCAGGACATTGCTTCACAGTTTGAAGCAAAAGGTGAAAAGTATTTCACTTTCCGAACCGTTTCCGACATTGAAATGACAAAACTCTCAGGTATTATTTCTATTGATAAAATCGTGGGTGATTCAATTATTGCCAATGCGAGCCTTAAGGAGTTCATGGCATTTCTTGAATTTGGTATTGAGTATAACTTTCTGCCACATCCAGCCGAACAAATTACTGATATAGCCAAAGGTTATGATGAAATAAAGGGTCTCAGCGATTGGAACTTTTATCCAACCTACGAGGGATATGTTGCACTCATGAACGACTTTGAAACTGATTTTCCTGCCCTTTGTGAAGTCCATAATATTGGAACCCTGGCAAGCGGACGCCAGCTATTGGTTGCCCGGATATCAAAAGATGTGGGAGAAGTAAATGAAAAACCAAGGTTCCTCTATACTTCATCCATACACGGGGATGAACTAACAGGGTTTGTCAACAGTCTTCAAATGATTGATTATCTGCTTTCCAATTACGGAAGCAATCCATACGTAACGCGGCTGGTTGATAGTATAGATATCTGGATCAACCCCAACGCAAATCCTGATGGCACTTACAAAGGCGGCAACCACACGGTATCAGGAGCGGTGCGCAGAAATGCTAACAATGTTGACCTTAACCGAAACTATCCGGACCCCGTTGCAGGCCCAAACCCTGATGGCAATGCATGGCAGCCGGAAACCGTCTTCTTTATGGATTTTGCAGAACAATACAAATTCAATATTTCCGCGAATATGCACGGCGGAGCAGAAGTTTGCAACTACCCCTGGGACACCTGGCAGCAATTAAGTGCCGATAATGCCTGGTGGGTTTACACCATGCGCGAATATGCCGACACGGTTCATGCCTTTAGCCCGCCACCTTACTTCCGTGGATTTGACTCAGGTATTACAAATGGCTATGCCTGGTATACAATCACCGGCGGACGCCAGGATTATATGAATTACTTTCATCAATGCCGTGAATTTACCCTCGAACTCACCAATACCAAAACACCTCCTGCTTCCCAGTTGCCAACATTCTGGAATTATAATTACCGTTCTTACTTTAATTATATGGAGCAATCGCTGTATGGGATTAGGGGAACAGTAACGAACTCAGTAACGGGCGCGCCAATCAGGGCCAGGGTTGAAATTATAGGCCACGATAACAACAACTCCTTTGTTTACAGCAGTGCCGAGGCCGGCAACTACCATCGCTTCCTTTTTGCCGGAACCTATTCCCTCACTTTTTCTGCCCCTTGCTACGAAAGTATAACTTTTCCCAATGTTTCGGTAAGTAACCGGGAAGTTACATGGCAAAATGTGGAAATGCTTGCTTTACCTCTGCTTGCAGATTTTGAAGCTAGTGCAACAACCATTTCGCCAGGTCAGCAAACAACATTTTCTGATGCAAGTTGTGGCAACATCACATCCCGAAGCTGGTATTTTGACGGAGGCAATCCAATGGTGTCAACTGCACAGAACCCAGTGATAACATACCAGAATGCAGGAGTGTATGATGTAATGTTGGTGGTGTCAAGCAGCACTGGTACTGACACCATCATCAAACACAATTATATAAAAGTTGCACCTTCGTTTAATATAGCCAACGGAACACATACTACCTGTCTTGCTAATTTTTACGACTCTGGTGGACCCAATGGCAATTACAGCAGCAATGAGAATTATACGCTAACTTTTCTTCCGGCCAGCAGCGGTGCAAAAATCAAGGTTGATTTTTCATTTTTCGATGTTGAGGCCAATGCCAATTGTGCGTATGATTGGCTGAAAATCTATGATGGAGCCAATACATCAGCTACGTTAATGGGAACCTGGTGTGGTAACAATTCTCCGGGATTGATTACTGCAACAAATGCCGGAGGCGCGCTTACATTCAGTTTTAAATCCGACAACTCGGTTAATAATGCCGGTTGGAAAGCATTTATTGAATGCGAACCTCTGGCTGTGCAACCAGTGGCAGATTTTCAGGCAAGTGTAACCCATATAACTGAAGGTGATACAATTATCTTTTCGAACCTTTCTTCAGGTTTTCCAACGAATCATTTATGGCATTTTGATGGTGGAACACCTGCCACGAGCACATTAAAAAATCCAATGGTCATTTACGATACGCCAGGATTATACTCCGTTACACTTGAAGTCAGTAATAACCAGGGAAGCGATACAAAAACTATCCAAAACTATATTCAGGTTGATGAAGGTGTAGGTATGGCAAGATTCAATTCAAGGCTTTCACTTAAAGTTTATCCGAACCCGGTTACTAATGGCATACTCCAAATTGAATCCAGCAATGATCTTGGAAATGTAGAACTGTTTTCTTTGATGGGTCAGAAAATAATTCATTTGGAAGTTGATTCACCCCGGATATTCATTGACGTTTCCTCGGTAACGGAAGGAATATACTTGTTGAAGGTTCAGAACACATTGGGAGTTGCAGTAATGAAAATCTACATTCTTTAA
- the bamD gene encoding outer membrane protein assembly factor BamD yields the protein MFKKIFALALLTGLIATSCSKYQRLLKSTDYEEKYQSAFVYYNQGDHYRAIQLFDQVIPFYRGTDRAETIAYHYAYAHYKQKDYVLASFYFKRFISTFPRSQYVEECTFMSAYCKYLDSPKHTLDQTNTREAIDELQLFINKYPQSERVSEGNKLIDDLRSKLEIKEVEIARLYYKMENYTAAITAFKNILKNFPDTDYREEIMFTKLKAHYDYASKSIDERREERYKEALEAYDNFIAQFPASSYLREANQIQKNVLRQLSSQANQSIQ from the coding sequence ATGTTTAAAAAAATCTTCGCTTTAGCTTTGTTAACCGGATTGATTGCCACTTCCTGCAGTAAATACCAGCGTTTGCTAAAAAGTACTGATTACGAAGAGAAGTATCAAAGTGCATTTGTTTATTACAATCAGGGCGATCATTACAGGGCTATTCAGCTTTTTGATCAGGTAATTCCCTTTTACAGGGGAACCGATCGTGCTGAAACCATTGCCTATCATTATGCTTACGCGCATTACAAGCAGAAGGATTACGTTCTTGCAAGTTTTTATTTCAAACGCTTCATCTCTACATTCCCCCGCAGCCAGTATGTTGAGGAATGCACATTTATGAGCGCCTATTGCAAATATCTTGACTCACCTAAGCATACCCTGGATCAAACCAACACCAGGGAAGCCATTGATGAACTCCAGCTTTTTATTAACAAATATCCGCAAAGCGAAAGGGTGAGCGAGGGCAATAAGTTAATTGACGACCTACGCTCAAAACTTGAGATCAAGGAAGTAGAAATTGCCCGGCTTTACTACAAAATGGAGAACTATACAGCAGCCATCACAGCTTTTAAAAATATTCTGAAAAACTTTCCTGATACTGATTACCGCGAGGAAATCATGTTCACCAAACTCAAGGCCCACTATGATTATGCATCAAAGAGTATAGACGAGAGAAGGGAAGAACGTTATAAGGAAGCCCTCGAAGCTTATGATAATTTCATTGCCCAATTCCCGGCCAGCAGTTATTTGCGCGAAGCAAACCAGATTCAGAAAAATGTGCTTCGGCAGTTAAGTTCACAAGCTAATCAATCAATACAATAA
- a CDS encoding DNA-directed RNA polymerase subunit omega produces MDYKRLKVIPTTVTRNLSDLHDPTGNIYESVVVLSKRANQISLEMKEELDRKLSEFASPTDNLEEVFENREQIEIARFYEQLPKPTLISINEFINDKIYYRNPLKQL; encoded by the coding sequence ATGGATTATAAAAGATTAAAGGTTATTCCAACAACTGTTACACGCAACCTCTCCGATTTGCACGATCCAACCGGTAATATTTACGAATCGGTTGTTGTTTTATCCAAACGTGCCAATCAGATATCGCTGGAAATGAAAGAAGAACTTGATCGGAAACTATCAGAGTTTGCATCTCCTACCGATAATCTTGAGGAAGTTTTTGAAAACAGGGAGCAGATTGAAATTGCCCGCTTTTACGAACAACTTCCCAAACCTACACTCATTTCAATCAATGAGTTTATCAACGATAAAATCTACTATCGCAATCCCTTGAAGCAACTGTAG
- the coaBC gene encoding bifunctional phosphopantothenoylcysteine decarboxylase/phosphopantothenate--cysteine ligase CoaBC translates to MSLKGRRILIGITGSIAAYKIPLLIRLLKKSGAEFKVIMTEASTDFVTPLTISTLSESPVFIDPFDKRTGVWNSHIELGNWADIFLIAPVSANTLAKMAMGIADNLLMTTYLATRCPVFFAPAMDLDMYKHPTTQRNIEIIRTFGHRLIEPREGELASGLCGAGRMEEPEEMAKIIADFFKPLKSFEGKKVLITAGPTFENIDPVRFIGNYSSGKMGFALAETMAQRGATVTLISGPIHLSTNSNEINRIDVTSAEQMLDACQQYSGQADIIIMAAAVADYQPVQMSDQKIKKSESNLSIDLKPTTDILSQLSKNRKPGQIIVGFALETENELANARKKLQNKNADIIVLNSLREPGSGFKTETNKVSILDRSGNVKEYDLKAKSQVAADIADFIYDFKA, encoded by the coding sequence ATGTCACTGAAAGGGCGAAGGATTCTGATCGGTATTACTGGTAGCATTGCTGCCTATAAAATACCTTTGCTGATCCGTTTGCTTAAAAAATCCGGCGCTGAATTCAAAGTTATTATGACTGAAGCCTCTACTGATTTTGTGACCCCACTCACGATTTCAACGCTCTCAGAATCTCCGGTATTTATTGATCCATTTGATAAACGTACTGGTGTATGGAACAGCCACATTGAATTGGGAAATTGGGCTGATATCTTCCTGATCGCGCCTGTTTCGGCCAATACACTGGCAAAAATGGCGATGGGTATCGCTGATAATCTTCTGATGACAACCTATCTCGCGACCCGTTGCCCTGTTTTCTTTGCACCGGCAATGGACCTGGATATGTACAAACATCCGACAACTCAACGTAACATCGAAATTATCAGAACCTTTGGTCACCGACTGATTGAACCACGCGAAGGCGAATTAGCCAGTGGTTTGTGTGGAGCAGGCCGAATGGAAGAACCGGAAGAGATGGCAAAAATCATAGCAGATTTTTTTAAGCCGTTAAAATCATTTGAAGGAAAAAAAGTGTTGATCACTGCCGGGCCAACTTTTGAAAATATTGACCCTGTACGTTTTATTGGAAATTATTCTTCGGGTAAAATGGGATTTGCCCTTGCAGAAACCATGGCACAGAGAGGAGCAACGGTGACACTAATCTCAGGACCGATTCATTTATCAACAAATTCAAATGAGATAAACCGCATTGATGTTACTTCTGCTGAGCAAATGCTTGATGCCTGCCAGCAATATTCAGGACAAGCTGATATTATCATCATGGCTGCTGCAGTTGCCGATTACCAGCCTGTTCAAATGAGCGATCAGAAAATAAAGAAAAGCGAAAGTAATCTGAGTATTGATCTGAAACCGACTACTGATATACTGAGCCAGCTATCGAAAAACAGGAAACCCGGACAGATCATCGTTGGGTTCGCACTTGAAACTGAAAATGAGCTTGCCAATGCCCGCAAGAAGTTGCAAAATAAAAACGCTGACATTATCGTTCTAAACTCATTACGCGAACCAGGTTCCGGATTCAAAACTGAAACAAATAAAGTAAGCATCCTCGACCGTTCGGGTAATGTGAAGGAATACGACCTAAAAGCCAAATCTCAGGTGGCCGCTGATATTGCGGATTTTATTTATGATTTCAAGGCTTAG
- a CDS encoding DUF4835 family protein, producing the protein MKNLIVILLVLISFSSKSQELNITVSINSQQLEGTDQRVFQNLQTAISEFMNQQNWTSFQYKPEERIEGTIMITLSERVASDEFKGRINVILRRPVFNTNYNSILFNWVDRDFHIKYVDQQPLEFSEGSHTSNLTSILAYYAYVFLGFDGDSFARFGGTPFFEKAMAVVTAAQNAPERGWKAFESQRNRYWLMENTLNSAYGQIREANYVYHRRGMDAMSENLEMGRLAITESLELLQRAHRNRPGLFVLQLFMESKRDEFVNVYSQASQMDKPRAVNILKELDPSQASTYDRILTTKE; encoded by the coding sequence ATGAAGAATTTAATAGTCATCCTGCTGGTTCTCATTAGCTTTTCATCAAAATCGCAGGAACTCAATATTACTGTTTCAATTAATTCGCAGCAACTGGAAGGCACTGATCAACGGGTGTTTCAAAACCTTCAGACAGCTATTTCTGAATTTATGAACCAGCAAAACTGGACGAGTTTTCAATATAAACCCGAAGAGCGGATTGAAGGTACGATAATGATCACACTTTCCGAGCGGGTTGCCAGCGATGAATTCAAGGGAAGGATCAATGTGATTCTACGTCGCCCGGTTTTTAACACCAATTATAACAGCATACTTTTTAACTGGGTTGACCGCGATTTTCACATCAAATATGTTGATCAGCAACCTCTGGAGTTTTCTGAAGGTTCCCATACTTCGAACCTGACGTCTATTCTGGCTTATTATGCGTATGTATTTCTAGGCTTCGACGGCGATTCGTTTGCCCGCTTTGGTGGAACACCATTTTTTGAAAAGGCGATGGCTGTGGTCACGGCTGCTCAAAATGCACCTGAGAGAGGCTGGAAAGCCTTTGAAAGCCAGCGTAACCGTTACTGGCTTATGGAAAATACACTCAACAGTGCTTATGGTCAAATACGGGAAGCCAACTATGTATATCACCGCAGGGGAATGGATGCGATGTCAGAAAATCTTGAAATGGGACGCCTTGCCATAACCGAAAGTCTTGAATTGTTGCAACGTGCTCACAGAAACCGTCCAGGACTGTTTGTGCTGCAACTTTTCATGGAATCAAAGCGCGATGAGTTTGTGAATGTTTACTCACAGGCAAGCCAGATGGACAAACCCAGGGCAGTGAATATCCTGAAAGAATTGGATCCTTCGCAGGCCTCAACATACGATCGCATTTTAACCACCAAAGAATAA